Genomic window (Pirellulales bacterium):
TGGCGTGGCCGATGCCCAACTGATCGTGGTCTGTTCGCCCGTCGATCGCATTGTCGAGCATGTCCGCGCCGCAGCCGCCGCCTGCCCACCCGGCGCGCTCATCACCGACGCGGGCAGCACCAAGGGCACGATCGTCGCCGCGCTCGATGGCGCGCTGGCGCGCGAGGTGACCTTTGTCGGCAGTCATCCCCTGGCGGGCAGCGAAAAACAAGGCCCCACCGAGGCGCAGGCCGACCTGTTCGAGGGGCGGCTGGTGGTGGTGACGCCTGGCGCCCACACGCGCGAGGCCGATCGCCAGCGCGTCGCCGAATTTTGGGAGTCGCTGGGCGCCCGCGTGATGGCGATGAGCCCCGCCGCGCACGATCGAGCCGTGGCGGCCTCAAGTCATTTGCCGCATCTGGTGGCCGCGGCGCTGGCCGACGCCGTGCCATTGGCCGCCCACCCGGTCACCGCCGGCGGCTTTCGCGACACCACGCGCGTCGCCGCCGGAGACGCGGAATTGTGGACGCAGATTCTGCTCGACAACCGC
Coding sequences:
- a CDS encoding prephenate dehydrogenase/arogenate dehydrogenase family protein, translated to MQRLDSVAIIGVGLIGGSVGLALRDRRLAERVVGIGRRAESLAAAQNIGAVTETTLDLAAGVADAQLIVVCSPVDRIVEHVRAAAAACPPGALITDAGSTKGTIVAALDGALAREVTFVGSHPLAGSEKQGPTEAQADLFEGRLVVVTPGAHTREADRQRVAEFWESLGARVMAMSPAAHDRAVAASSHLPHLVAAALADAVPLAAHPVTAGGFRDTTRVAAGDAELWTQILLDNREAVLAALTPFEETLTALRAALAAGDRQQLKTILNRAKTKRDALGS